From one Chanodichthys erythropterus isolate Z2021 chromosome 3, ASM2448905v1, whole genome shotgun sequence genomic stretch:
- the LOC137015903 gene encoding uncharacterized protein has product MYNISVSCEEIQTADGFVFKLPPDSLNQTHNRDCEQFWFSGDQCVADPMNPLKLADPVTSVSLDRIVTSRCVNLIHEIICDASGSLHSHKTMFRVRNETAATVISDVLDEVTPSLQLSDQLWWISVLLIFFLLAFLCFTLRKKIFRCFPKAAPSVCNDLDKRDPESDGTLMKVKSDSLNHSESDGTLMKVKSDSLNHSESDGTLMKVKSDSLNHSESDGTLMMLRSEAQSESE; this is encoded by the exons ATGTACAACATCTCTGTGTCGTGTGAAGAGATTCAGACTGCAGATGGTTTTGTGTTCAAACTTCCTCctgattcactgaatcaaaCACACAATAGAGACTGTGAGCAGTTCTGGTTCTCAGGG GATCAGTGTGTAGCAGATCCAATGAATCCCCTCAAACTGGCCGATCCTGTGACGTCTGTCTCGTTGGATCGTATCGTCACGTCTCGCTGTGTGAATCTGATTCATGAGATCATCTGTGATGCTTCAGGA TCTCTTCACAGTCATAAGACCATGTTCAGAG tgAGGAATGAAACTGCAGCAACTGTAATCTCAG ATGTTCTGGATGAAGTGACCCCGTCTCTCCAGCTCTCAG ATCAGTTGTGGTGGATTTCTGTTCTCTTGATATTCTTTCTTCTGGCATTTCTCTGTTTCACGCTGAGGAAAAAGATCTTCAG ATGTTTTCCAAAGGCAGCGCCATCCGTCTGCAATGATTTAGACAAGAG GGATCCTGAATCTGACGGGACTCTGATGAAGGTCAAatctgattcactgaatcactcTGAATCTGACGGGACTCTGATGAAGGTCAAatctgattcactgaatcactcTGAATCTGACGGGACTCTGATGAAGGTCAAatctgattcactgaatcactcTGAATCTGATGGGACTCTGATGATGCTCAGGTCTGAAGCTCAATCTGAATCTGAATAG